In the Brettanomyces nanus chromosome 1, complete sequence genome, GGAAGGATCACTCAGCGAGATGGTGTCAGATTTAGAGATGGATCAATCTCGGAGAAAGACCGAACATCCAGATGTCTATAAAAATATTGAGACCTTTGTGAATAAGGTGAAATCGACCCTTGATTGTGGACCAGGTACTCTTCCAATTACATTGGTGACAGATGATCCAACTGGCAACTCATGGGTTGAATATAGGCCGGGAGAGGCCCAGCATAAGTGGTCATGTACTCATTATATTCGTACTAAGGAGCAGGACGACCAATTAGGAATTGCCCAGGCAACTACTGCGGCAGCTAAAATACAAGAATCCGATGCTACTGCTTCTGATGATCAAGGTGTCAAAACTACAGGATCGTTTGGAGATAATCCCGAAGATGAAATACAGGTATTCACAGCTTCGTGCTCGTCATGCGGTGCTCCATGTGAGACTCATATGAAGATGGTTAATATTCCACACTTCAAAGATGTCATTCTTATGTCTACAGTGTGTGCTAAGTGTGGTTATAAGTCAAACGATGTCAAAACAGGGGGCGAAATCCCTACGAAAGGTAAGAGAATTACACTAAAATGTACAGATCCAGAGGATTTGGCCAGGGATATCTTGAAGAGCGAGACTTGTACCTTGAAAATACCTGAATTGGGACTTGATGTCACACCTGGTACTCTAGGAGGCCGATTCACTACGGTCGAAGGTATATTAAGTGAAGTTAAAGATGGATTATTCAGCAATGCGTTTACACAAACTTCCGATTCTATGGATGATGccaccaagaagaaatggaaagaatTCTTTGATAAAATGGATCTCGCCTTGGCCGGCAAAGAACAGTTCACCGTTATGATGGAGGATCCTTTGGCCTCTTCATACATCCAGAATGTTTACGCACCGGACCCAGATCCTAACATGACCTCTGAAGAATACGAAAGATCTGAGCAGGAAAATGAGGATTTGGGTATTGCTGATATGAAAGTTTAAGCAATAATATGAACTGCGATCGTTAATATACATTATATAAAAGaatttctccttttttcaTGTGTCCCTGAACGGATCCTCGTCATCTGAAACTCCGAAATCACTTGCGGTCCAAGGATCAAAGCCAGCAGTATTATACTGCTGAGAACTCATCAATGTACGGGACTTAAATCTAAGCCTAGTCACTGCCAACTCCACTGCTGCATGTATACTCATGTTTCGAAGGATCCTGTTGATCCGTTTCATTAAAATGGTTCGCTTGATGAAATCTTCCAACGTCAAACAAGTGCTATCTTCGAAACGAGAATAGTAGCCGACTTCAGAGATCACATCTGTAAACTTAAGCATGGGTCCTTGCTCTGTTTGGACAGCCTTTAACTGTGTCTCAACTACAAGGTAATTGTatctgtctcttcttcctgcaGATTTCTCAAAATCTATATGCGCAAAGACTTTGTTCAACCTACCAAAGTCGAGTCGAAGATCGTATGGATTGGCAGAATTCTGAGTGATCCACTGAGGAGCAATTTCTGGCACTCTATATGGCTTCTGGTACACGTGATAAGACAAAACGCCGTCCAAAGAGCTGAGAAATGACTGAAATTGGTCTGGCCTTATATATCCAGAACCATAGACATCGTATTTGTTCCATGCACGCTTGAACTTTCTCAACTCCTCCCTGGTAATGGCAGCATGAGGTCCTGAACCATGATAAACGTAACTGAAGTTGTTGA is a window encoding:
- the ZPR1 gene encoding nucleolar zinc-finger protein (BUSCO:EOG09341V2D), which translates into the protein MSGNPTSEDSSTFFEPVGQAAEKVSEEVKNTGSSDVEGNPVQEVESLCMKCGKQGVTRLLLTSIPYFKETIIMSFECPHCGYKNNEIQAASQIQEKGTKYVVKIENKDDFNRQVIKSDSCTCKFVELDVEIPAKTGQFTTVEGSLSEMVSDLEMDQSRRKTEHPDVYKNIETFVNKVKSTLDCGPGTLPITLVTDDPTGNSWVEYRPGEAQHKWSCTHYIRTKEQDDQLGIAQATTAAAKIQESDATASDDQGVKTTGSFGDNPEDEIQVFTASCSSCGAPCETHMKMVNIPHFKDVILMSTVCAKCGYKSNDVKTGGEIPTKGKRITLKCTDPEDLARDILKSETCTLKIPELGLDVTPGTLGGRFTTVEGILSEVKDGLFSNAFTQTSDSMDDATKKKWKEFFDKMDLALAGKEQFTVMMEDPLASSYIQNVYAPDPDPNMTSEEYERSEQENEDLGIADMKV